The following proteins are co-located in the Paludisphaera mucosa genome:
- a CDS encoding transposase, giving the protein MREWADELDAVGVRPDRRFTRRTFGYLRGQLSGVERKNGWQLADPAPHRARADWDADRIRYDLVAYARERLAVAEDVLIVDDSGLLEEGDESADIRRRYSGTVGLIENRKVGVFPRSRASRACAAGSGVVPAQALSRRPRPPRRGTRSGGRRVRHPTAVGRADA; this is encoded by the coding sequence GTGCGCGAGTGGGCCGATGAACTCGACGCTGTGGGCGTGCGTCCGGACCGCCGCTTCACCCGACGAACCTTCGGATACCTCCGCGGCCAGCTCTCGGGGGTCGAGCGCAAGAACGGCTGGCAGCTCGCCGATCCAGCACCTCATCGGGCCCGGGCCGACTGGGACGCCGATCGGATCCGCTACGACCTGGTCGCCTACGCCCGCGAACGCCTGGCCGTCGCCGAGGACGTCCTGATCGTCGACGACTCCGGGCTCCTCGAGGAGGGGGACGAGTCGGCCGACATTCGGCGGCGGTACAGCGGCACCGTCGGCCTGATCGAGAACCGAAAGGTCGGCGTCTTCCCGCGTTCGCGGGCCTCAAGGGCATGTGCTGCTGGATCGGGAGTTGTACCTGCCCAGGCGCTGAGCCGACGGCCCCGACCGCCGCGTCGCGGAACGCGTTCCGGAGGACGTCGCGTTCGCCACCCAACCGCAGTTGGCCGAGCGGATGCTTGA